One stretch of Janibacter limosus DNA includes these proteins:
- a CDS encoding permease codes for MSTAPTPRAPRPLDRWVLGAALTTLLFVGGLVWAKWWPYTLKIDGLVDSRAWDGGALVDVARDAPTWWQGAWEFTIAYSDAVWKALLVGLLIAAAIDALLPREWLRRVLTRRSTTAGAAIAGAASMPSMMCTCCASPVAVSLRRTGVPLPSVVAYWLGNPVLNPAVLVFLALVGPWQWAATRLVVGMGLVLGAAALAARLAPRRWVDPTSADLVPEPSEEQDGPSLQRFVRSLARFTITLVPEYLVVVALVGAAAHVFTFDAAWVTGGGIALVAVAAIVVLLVIPTGGEIPVLLTLAAIGASPWVLGLVLMALPAVSLPSLIMVGRSLTWRVTAATAGVVAGAGIVAGAVLAVLL; via the coding sequence GTGAGCACCGCACCCACCCCTCGCGCGCCGCGGCCCCTCGACCGCTGGGTCCTCGGCGCGGCCCTCACAACATTGCTCTTCGTCGGCGGGCTGGTCTGGGCCAAGTGGTGGCCCTACACGCTCAAGATCGACGGGCTCGTCGACAGCCGGGCGTGGGACGGCGGCGCGCTCGTCGACGTCGCGAGGGACGCGCCGACGTGGTGGCAGGGCGCGTGGGAGTTCACCATCGCGTACAGCGACGCGGTGTGGAAGGCCCTGCTCGTCGGCCTGCTGATCGCCGCTGCCATCGACGCACTGCTGCCCCGCGAGTGGCTGCGCCGGGTCCTCACCCGTCGCAGCACCACCGCCGGTGCCGCGATCGCGGGCGCGGCATCGATGCCCAGCATGATGTGCACCTGCTGTGCCTCGCCGGTCGCGGTCTCCCTGCGCCGCACCGGGGTTCCCCTCCCTTCGGTCGTCGCGTACTGGCTGGGCAACCCGGTGCTCAACCCGGCCGTCCTCGTCTTCCTCGCCCTCGTCGGACCGTGGCAGTGGGCCGCCACCCGGCTCGTCGTCGGCATGGGCCTGGTGCTCGGGGCTGCGGCCCTCGCCGCCCGCCTGGCCCCGAGGCGTTGGGTGGACCCCACCTCCGCGGACCTCGTCCCCGAGCCGAGCGAGGAGCAGGACGGGCCCTCGCTCCAGCGGTTCGTGCGCTCCCTCGCGCGCTTCACGATCACCCTCGTGCCCGAGTACCTCGTCGTCGTCGCCCTCGTCGGCGCGGCTGCGCACGTCTTCACCTTCGACGCGGCCTGGGTGACGGGTGGAGGCATCGCGCTCGTCGCGGTCGCCGCCATCGTCGTCCTCCTCGTCATCCCGACGGGTGGTGAGATCCCGGTGCTGCTCACCCTCGCCGCGATCGGCGCCAGCCCGTGGGTGCTCGGGCTCGTCCTCATGGCACTGCCCGCGGTCAGCCTGCCCTCGCTGATCATGGTCGGCCGCTCGCTCACCTGGCGGGTCACCGCAGCCACGGCCGGTGTGGTGGCCGGGGCCGGGATCGTGGCCGGCGCCGTGCTCGCCGTCCTGCTCTGA
- a CDS encoding rhodanese-like domain-containing protein, protein MNEIGRLLESARAGLTRLTPEQAHDAAKGGALLIDTRTAAQRARQGELPGALVIDRTVLEWRLDPTSPHRIPEAAAGVPVIVLCRQGYSSSLAAASLRSLGVDATDVIDGVEGWIAAGLALHAGPADIRE, encoded by the coding sequence GTGAACGAGATCGGCCGGCTCCTTGAGTCGGCCCGTGCCGGCCTGACCCGCCTCACCCCCGAGCAAGCACACGATGCGGCGAAGGGGGGAGCCCTCCTCATCGACACCCGGACCGCTGCCCAACGGGCCCGGCAGGGCGAGTTGCCCGGTGCCTTGGTCATCGATCGGACCGTCCTCGAGTGGCGACTGGACCCCACGAGCCCGCACCGCATCCCCGAGGCGGCCGCCGGCGTGCCGGTCATCGTGCTGTGCCGTCAGGGCTACAGCTCGAGCCTGGCGGCGGCCTCCCTTCGCTCACTGGGAGTGGATGCGACCGATGTCATCGATGGGGTCGAAGGGTGGATCGCCGCCGGCCTCGCGCTCCACGCCGGCCCCGCGGACATCCGGGAGTGA
- the nrfD gene encoding NrfD/PsrC family molybdoenzyme membrane anchor subunit, which yields MTTSPFDSYRPPEEGRRKRRRDSGIRRAGDLAKGAQRSWLSRDGGGRREAPAVPDAEFSSYYGQAIVKPVPWDHKISAYLFVGGIAGTSGIIQAGAAATGNAVLQRNARLTAMTTVALSGAALVADLGRPERFLNMMRTVKLTSPMSVGTWILTAYAGCASVTTGAEVLRLLPARGPVTALTRVTDALDTPSTIGQAAFGAPLAAYTAVLLADTAHPVWHESRRQLPFVFVGSAALASAGVQMVLTPAALAGPVRRLALAGVATELAAMHQLEEHLTDLGIDEPVTTGQGAGKLRMAKGLAIAGGLGTLLAGRSRVAAIASGTALAAASALTRMGIVEAGIESAKDPKYTVRVQKDRLDKRRQQGSIDDSIVTVR from the coding sequence GTGACGACCTCTCCCTTCGACAGCTACCGCCCGCCCGAGGAGGGTCGGCGCAAGCGCCGCCGTGACTCCGGGATCCGCCGGGCCGGCGATCTGGCCAAGGGGGCCCAGCGCAGCTGGCTCAGCCGTGACGGCGGCGGTCGTCGGGAGGCGCCCGCGGTTCCGGACGCCGAGTTCTCCAGCTATTACGGCCAGGCGATCGTCAAGCCGGTGCCGTGGGACCACAAGATCTCCGCGTACCTCTTCGTCGGGGGCATCGCGGGGACGTCCGGCATCATCCAGGCGGGAGCTGCGGCCACGGGCAATGCTGTCCTGCAACGCAATGCACGACTGACGGCGATGACCACCGTCGCGCTCAGCGGCGCAGCCCTCGTGGCCGACCTCGGTCGACCCGAGCGCTTCCTCAACATGATGCGCACCGTCAAGCTCACCTCCCCCATGTCGGTCGGCACCTGGATCCTCACCGCGTACGCCGGCTGTGCATCAGTCACCACGGGCGCCGAGGTGCTGCGACTCCTGCCCGCGCGGGGACCGGTCACGGCCCTCACCCGGGTCACGGACGCACTCGACACTCCGTCGACCATCGGTCAGGCCGCCTTCGGCGCGCCGCTCGCGGCATACACCGCTGTCCTGCTCGCCGACACCGCCCACCCGGTGTGGCATGAGAGCCGGCGCCAGCTCCCCTTCGTCTTCGTCGGCTCTGCGGCCCTGGCCTCCGCTGGCGTGCAGATGGTCCTGACCCCCGCTGCTCTTGCCGGTCCGGTGCGTCGGCTGGCTTTGGCGGGTGTCGCCACCGAGCTGGCCGCCATGCACCAGCTCGAGGAGCACCTGACCGACCTGGGCATCGACGAGCCGGTCACCACCGGGCAGGGCGCGGGCAAGCTGCGCATGGCCAAGGGGCTGGCCATCGCCGGCGGCCTGGGCACCCTGCTCGCGGGGCGCAGTCGCGTCGCCGCGATCGCCTCGGGCACGGCCCTGGCGGCCGCTTCGGCCCTGACCCGCATGGGGATCGTCGAGGCGGGTATCGAGTCGGCCAAGGACCCCAAGTACACCGTCCGTGTCCAGAAGGACCGGCTCGACAAGAGACGACAGCAGGGCTCCATCGACGACAGCATCGTCACGGTCCGCTGA
- the fdh gene encoding formate dehydrogenase produces MAPKDSTFLGWPVLRQLASGDFLGRGNAVTSRTTREIEPRTSTADRVVQSVCPYCAVGCGQRVFVKDDKVVQIEGDPDSPVSRGRLCPKGAASEQLVNSPTRQTHVMYRAPGATEFKRMDRDAALDMVADRYLEARANKWQEVDDKGRRLRRTMGIASLGGATLDNEENYLMKKLYTASGAIQIENQARIUHSATVPSLGSSFGRGGATQSLQDMANADCIIIQGSNMAECHPVGFQWVAEAKARGARVIHIDPRFTRTSAIADTHAAIRAGTDVVLLGALINHVLAKDLYFHDYVVAYTNAATLVSEDFVDTEDLDGVFSGYDPETGTYDMSSWAYDERDDGEGSGEGSGEGGDGAGDDVGGPTGGHEHGSSKSARAAGDQHGGSGPALEHARVIRDETLQHPRSVFQVLKRHYARYTPQMVEDLCGIPQSQFHEIADALTANSGRERTTCFAYALGWTQHSLGAQFIRTAAILQLLMGNMGRPGGGIMALRGHASIQGCTDIPTLFNILPGYLPMPTVGLHDTYEDYLSSISSPLQKGFWTEAPSYTASLLKAWFGDAATPDNDFCFDYLPRLTGAHGTYQTVMSMMDDEVEGYFILGQNPAVGSAHGKMQRLAMTHLKWVVVRDFQLIESATFWKDSPEIASGELKTEDIDTEVFFFPAANHVEKSGTFTQTQRMLQWHHQAVLPPGDAQSELEFFHELGVRIRARLKGSTDERDRPLLDMTWDYPKDEHGETDAEAVLKEINGFHLSGDKAGQLLDKFADMRPDGSTSGGCWIYTGVFAGGVNKSANRVPGQEQDETALDWGWAWPMNRRILYNRASADPEGRPWSERKKYVWWDADAKKWVGKDVPDFPIDRDPSFRPDPDIGGPAAIAGDDPFIMQADGKGWLFAPKGMVDGPMPSHYEAQESPVTNPLYSQQRNPGRLVYPRKDNLWSPSGDEPGSGVYPFVFTTYRLTEHHTAGGMSRWLPYLSELQPEMFCEVSPELAEQQGLVNGEWATIVSARSAIEARVLVTERMTPLTIMGHTVHQIGLPYHWGVGRDAVVEGDGANDLLGIALDPNVQIQESKVGSCDIQPGRRPRGEELLRLVAEYQSRSGTTVETGNQHRDDQGGDR; encoded by the coding sequence ATGGCACCGAAGGACTCGACCTTCTTGGGCTGGCCCGTCCTGCGGCAGCTGGCGTCCGGCGACTTCCTCGGCCGCGGCAACGCGGTCACCTCACGCACGACCCGTGAGATCGAGCCGCGCACGTCGACGGCCGACCGTGTCGTGCAGAGCGTGTGCCCCTACTGCGCCGTCGGCTGCGGTCAGCGGGTCTTCGTCAAGGACGACAAGGTCGTCCAGATCGAGGGTGACCCGGACTCGCCGGTGAGCCGCGGGCGGTTGTGCCCCAAGGGTGCCGCGAGCGAGCAGCTGGTCAACTCCCCCACCCGTCAGACGCACGTGATGTACCGCGCGCCCGGAGCCACGGAGTTCAAGCGGATGGACCGCGACGCCGCGCTCGACATGGTCGCCGACCGGTACCTGGAGGCCCGCGCCAACAAGTGGCAAGAGGTCGACGACAAGGGTCGTCGCCTGCGGCGCACGATGGGGATCGCTTCGCTCGGGGGCGCGACCCTCGACAACGAAGAGAACTACCTGATGAAGAAGCTGTACACGGCTTCTGGCGCGATACAGATCGAGAACCAGGCGCGTATTTGACACTCCGCCACGGTTCCCAGTCTGGGATCCTCCTTCGGGCGCGGCGGCGCCACCCAGTCTCTGCAGGACATGGCCAACGCAGACTGCATCATCATCCAGGGCTCCAACATGGCCGAGTGCCATCCCGTGGGCTTCCAGTGGGTGGCCGAGGCCAAGGCCCGCGGCGCCCGGGTGATCCACATCGACCCCCGCTTCACCCGCACCTCCGCGATCGCTGACACGCACGCCGCGATCCGGGCCGGTACCGATGTCGTCCTGCTCGGCGCGCTGATCAACCACGTCCTGGCCAAGGACCTCTACTTCCACGACTACGTCGTCGCCTACACCAACGCGGCCACGCTGGTCAGCGAGGACTTCGTCGACACCGAGGACCTCGACGGCGTCTTCTCCGGCTACGACCCCGAGACCGGTACCTACGACATGTCCTCGTGGGCCTACGACGAGCGTGACGATGGCGAAGGGAGCGGCGAAGGGAGCGGCGAAGGGGGCGATGGCGCCGGCGATGACGTCGGTGGCCCCACCGGTGGCCACGAGCACGGCTCCAGCAAGAGCGCTCGCGCCGCGGGCGACCAGCACGGCGGCTCAGGGCCGGCCCTCGAGCACGCCCGGGTCATCCGTGACGAGACCCTGCAGCACCCGCGCTCGGTCTTCCAGGTCCTCAAGCGTCACTACGCCCGCTACACGCCGCAGATGGTCGAGGACCTCTGCGGCATCCCCCAGTCGCAGTTCCACGAGATCGCCGACGCCCTGACGGCGAACTCCGGTCGCGAGCGCACCACCTGCTTCGCCTATGCGCTGGGCTGGACCCAGCACAGCCTGGGCGCGCAGTTCATCCGCACCGCAGCGATCCTCCAGCTGCTCATGGGCAACATGGGTCGGCCCGGTGGCGGGATCATGGCGCTGCGCGGGCACGCGAGCATCCAGGGCTGCACCGACATCCCGACGCTCTTCAACATCCTGCCGGGGTACCTGCCGATGCCGACCGTCGGTCTGCACGACACCTACGAGGACTACCTATCCAGCATCAGCTCTCCGCTGCAGAAGGGCTTCTGGACCGAGGCGCCCTCCTACACCGCCAGCTTGCTCAAGGCGTGGTTCGGTGACGCCGCCACACCGGACAACGACTTCTGCTTCGACTACCTGCCCCGTCTGACGGGTGCCCACGGGACCTACCAGACCGTCATGTCGATGATGGACGACGAGGTCGAGGGGTACTTCATCCTCGGGCAAAACCCAGCGGTCGGCTCGGCCCACGGCAAGATGCAGCGGCTGGCGATGACGCACCTGAAGTGGGTGGTCGTCCGCGACTTCCAGCTCATCGAGTCGGCGACCTTCTGGAAGGACTCCCCCGAGATCGCCAGCGGCGAGCTCAAGACGGAGGACATCGACACCGAGGTCTTCTTCTTCCCCGCCGCCAACCACGTGGAAAAATCGGGCACCTTCACCCAGACCCAGCGGATGCTCCAGTGGCACCACCAGGCGGTGCTGCCCCCCGGCGATGCGCAGAGCGAGCTGGAGTTCTTCCACGAGCTCGGCGTGCGGATCCGCGCACGTCTGAAGGGCTCGACCGACGAGCGCGATCGTCCGCTGCTCGACATGACCTGGGACTACCCCAAGGACGAGCACGGCGAGACCGACGCCGAGGCGGTCCTGAAGGAGATCAACGGCTTCCACCTGAGCGGCGACAAGGCCGGGCAGCTGCTCGACAAGTTCGCCGACATGAGGCCCGACGGCTCGACCTCCGGCGGCTGCTGGATCTACACCGGCGTCTTCGCCGGTGGGGTCAACAAGTCGGCCAACCGCGTCCCCGGCCAGGAGCAGGACGAGACCGCGCTCGACTGGGGCTGGGCCTGGCCGATGAACCGCCGGATCCTCTACAACCGCGCCTCCGCCGATCCCGAAGGCCGGCCGTGGAGCGAGCGGAAGAAGTACGTCTGGTGGGACGCCGACGCCAAGAAGTGGGTCGGCAAGGATGTCCCGGACTTCCCCATCGACCGCGACCCGTCCTTCCGACCCGACCCGGACATCGGTGGACCGGCAGCGATCGCCGGTGACGACCCCTTCATCATGCAAGCGGACGGCAAGGGGTGGCTCTTCGCACCCAAGGGCATGGTCGATGGCCCGATGCCCAGCCACTACGAGGCGCAGGAGTCGCCGGTCACCAACCCGCTGTACTCGCAGCAGCGCAACCCGGGCCGGCTGGTCTACCCGCGCAAGGACAACCTGTGGAGTCCGTCCGGTGACGAGCCGGGATCGGGTGTCTACCCCTTCGTCTTCACGACCTACCGCCTCACCGAGCACCACACCGCCGGGGGGATGAGCCGCTGGCTGCCGTACCTGTCGGAACTGCAGCCGGAGATGTTCTGCGAGGTCTCCCCCGAGCTCGCCGAGCAACAAGGGCTGGTCAACGGCGAGTGGGCGACGATCGTCTCGGCGCGCAGCGCCATCGAGGCACGCGTCCTGGTCACCGAGCGCATGACGCCGCTGACGATCATGGGCCACACCGTCCACCAGATCGGTCTGCCCTACCACTGGGGCGTCGGGCGCGATGCCGTCGTCGAGGGCGACGGCGCCAACGACCTGCTCGGCATCGCCCTCGACCCCAATGTCCAGATCCAGGAGTCGAAGGTCGGGTCCTGCGACATCCAGCCCGGCCGACGGCCCCGTGGCGAGGAGCTGCTGCGTCTCGTCGCGGAGTACCAGTCGCGCTCCGGCACCACGGTCGAGACGGGCAACCAGCACCGCGACGACCAAGGAGGAGATCGCTGA
- the selD gene encoding selenide, water dikinase SelD — protein MEPIRLTQFARGGGCACKIPAGELEQIVAGLHVAAPPGSDVLVGLDDGDDAAAVRIEGGRAVLSTSDFFTPVVDDPYDWGRIAAANAVSDIYAMGGDPIMAINLVAWPRELLPTELLTEVLRGGLDVATEAGFPVLGGHSIDAPEPIYGMAVTGTADPDRLMRNDAAQAGLAISLTKPLGVGVLNNRHKATGERSEEAIASMVALNRDAAHAALAAGVRAATDVTGFGLLGHLYKMCRASGVAARIDAAAVPYVTGAREALAAGHVPGGSKRNLDWVRPHLSAVGITEDELILLADAQTSGGLLVVGEVPGAPVVGETVAAGSLPDGALVQVA, from the coding sequence ATGGAGCCGATCCGACTGACCCAGTTCGCCCGCGGCGGGGGCTGCGCCTGCAAGATCCCGGCGGGTGAGCTCGAGCAGATCGTCGCCGGCCTGCACGTCGCGGCCCCGCCCGGCTCCGACGTCCTCGTCGGTCTCGACGACGGCGACGACGCGGCGGCGGTGCGCATCGAGGGCGGCCGCGCGGTGCTCTCGACCTCGGACTTCTTCACGCCCGTCGTCGACGATCCCTATGACTGGGGTCGGATCGCCGCGGCCAATGCGGTCTCCGACATCTACGCCATGGGTGGGGACCCGATCATGGCGATCAACCTCGTGGCCTGGCCGCGGGAGCTGCTGCCGACCGAGTTGCTGACCGAGGTGCTCCGTGGGGGTCTCGACGTCGCCACCGAGGCCGGTTTCCCCGTGCTCGGTGGCCACAGCATCGACGCCCCCGAGCCGATCTACGGCATGGCCGTTACCGGCACCGCCGACCCGGACCGGCTCATGCGCAACGACGCTGCACAAGCGGGCCTGGCGATCAGCCTGACCAAGCCGCTCGGCGTCGGCGTGCTCAACAACCGGCACAAGGCGACCGGGGAGCGCAGCGAAGAAGCCATCGCCTCGATGGTTGCCCTCAACCGCGATGCCGCCCATGCGGCACTGGCTGCAGGTGTCCGGGCCGCGACCGATGTCACCGGCTTCGGTCTGCTCGGCCACCTCTACAAGATGTGCCGGGCCTCTGGTGTCGCCGCTCGGATCGATGCCGCTGCGGTTCCGTACGTGACGGGTGCCCGCGAGGCTCTGGCTGCCGGGCACGTCCCGGGCGGGTCCAAGCGCAATCTCGACTGGGTCCGCCCGCACCTGTCCGCGGTTGGCATCACCGAGGACGAGCTCATCCTGCTCGCGGACGCGCAGACCTCTGGCGGGCTGCTCGTCGTCGGTGAGGTACCCGGTGCCCCGGTCGTCGGCGAGACCGTCGCTGCCGGTTCGCTGCCCGACGGCGCCCTGGTGCAGGTGGCGTGA
- a CDS encoding L-lactate MFS transporter, producing the protein MSTATTSSASAATGNRWLILAGGVLVQLTIGAVYAWSTFSKAIQGDASAIELSKVQATIPFEVAIGMLFLGTFLGGRIQDKRGPRLVALAGVVIYSIGIMLASLTREASDLWLLILGYGVLGGFGLGLAYIVPIAMLQKWFPDKRGLITGIAVGGFGFGAVITSPLAQRMIDGMAGYDVHPTKAFLWLGVAYLVFGLIGASVFKNPPAGYVAPGVAAAEAKHDTKKQEQAKKAARDFTQQEALSTPQWYMLTLILTISVTAGISLISVAAGTATDVAGMSAAAAATLVGVMGLFNGGGRILWAAVSDKIGRMPAFMGILGLQGLALLAIPHIGNAAAFYVLCAIVYTCYGGAFGTLPATAGDFFGVKNSGGIYGLMLIGWSIGGIIGPLLISWLIGEDQAYTMAFTVMGIIALAGLVIPFIAKPPKHA; encoded by the coding sequence ATGAGCACGGCAACCACGAGCTCCGCTTCGGCCGCCACCGGCAACCGGTGGCTCATCCTCGCTGGTGGTGTCCTCGTCCAGCTGACGATCGGGGCCGTCTACGCATGGAGCACCTTCAGCAAGGCGATCCAGGGTGACGCGTCGGCGATCGAGCTGTCCAAGGTCCAGGCCACCATCCCCTTCGAGGTGGCCATCGGCATGCTCTTCCTGGGGACCTTCCTCGGTGGGCGCATCCAGGACAAGCGCGGACCACGGCTCGTCGCCCTGGCCGGTGTCGTCATCTACTCGATCGGCATCATGCTGGCCAGCCTCACCCGGGAGGCCTCCGACCTGTGGCTGCTCATCCTCGGCTACGGCGTGCTCGGCGGCTTCGGTCTCGGCCTGGCCTACATCGTGCCGATCGCCATGTTGCAGAAGTGGTTCCCCGACAAGCGCGGCCTGATCACCGGCATCGCTGTCGGTGGCTTCGGCTTCGGTGCCGTCATCACCTCCCCGCTCGCCCAGCGGATGATCGACGGGATGGCTGGCTATGACGTCCACCCGACCAAGGCCTTCCTCTGGTTGGGCGTCGCCTACCTGGTCTTCGGCCTCATCGGCGCCTCGGTCTTCAAGAACCCGCCGGCCGGCTATGTCGCGCCCGGCGTGGCCGCGGCAGAGGCGAAGCACGACACCAAGAAGCAGGAGCAGGCCAAGAAGGCCGCCCGTGACTTCACCCAGCAGGAGGCGCTGAGCACCCCGCAGTGGTACATGCTCACGCTCATCCTGACGATCTCCGTGACCGCCGGCATCTCACTGATCTCTGTCGCCGCCGGGACCGCCACGGACGTGGCGGGCATGAGCGCCGCCGCGGCCGCGACCCTCGTCGGCGTCATGGGCCTCTTCAACGGCGGTGGTCGCATCCTCTGGGCGGCGGTCTCCGACAAGATCGGCCGCATGCCGGCCTTCATGGGCATCCTCGGGCTGCAGGGTCTGGCCCTGCTCGCGATCCCGCACATCGGCAATGCCGCCGCCTTCTACGTGCTGTGCGCCATCGTCTACACCTGCTACGGCGGCGCCTTCGGCACCCTGCCGGCCACTGCTGGCGACTTCTTCGGAGTGAAGAACTCCGGTGGCATCTACGGCCTGATGCTCATCGGCTGGTCCATCGGCGGGATCATCGGCCCGCTGCTCATCTCGTGGCTCATCGGCGAGGACCAGGCATACACGATGGCCTTCACCGTCATGGGCATCATCGCCCTCGCCGGTCTGGTGATCCCGTTCATCGCCAAGCCGCCGAAGCACGCGTAG
- a CDS encoding 4Fe-4S dicluster domain-containing protein, which yields MGYLSRQLAGPTDPAQDAGWQDAPSRKGFFTDTSICIGCKACEVACKEWNGIPLDGLAITGNSYDNTGDLGASTWRHVAFVEQTQDRITAARESGQALVDLGMPSMGAPAATPEPSIASPAGYGTLPAPIEGHGPALTDMLNEKATVEAGGTGDYGLTVDGVPIVGAVPEFRWLMSSDVCKHCTHAGCLDVCPTGSLFRSEHGTVVVQDDICNGCGYCVGACPFGVIERRTDKSVSVTADSHVPNVGVAQKCTLCYDRLEHNQTPACAQTCPTTSIKFGAHEDMVTTARERVVQLHEQGFTEARLYGANEDDGVGGTGSVFLLLDEPEVYGLPPDPIVPTAKLPEMFRAAGLAGIGLLGAVAVSFIGSKP from the coding sequence ATGGGGTACCTCTCCCGACAGCTCGCCGGGCCCACTGACCCGGCACAGGACGCCGGTTGGCAGGACGCTCCCAGCCGCAAGGGCTTCTTCACCGACACCTCCATCTGCATCGGCTGCAAGGCCTGCGAGGTCGCCTGCAAGGAGTGGAACGGCATCCCGCTCGACGGGCTGGCGATCACCGGCAACTCCTACGACAACACCGGCGACCTGGGGGCGAGCACCTGGCGGCACGTCGCCTTCGTCGAGCAGACCCAGGACCGCATCACTGCCGCCCGCGAGTCGGGCCAGGCGCTCGTGGACCTCGGGATGCCCAGCATGGGTGCACCAGCAGCCACGCCCGAGCCGTCGATCGCCTCCCCCGCCGGGTACGGCACGCTCCCCGCGCCGATCGAGGGGCACGGGCCTGCGCTCACGGACATGCTCAACGAAAAGGCCACGGTCGAGGCCGGCGGTACGGGCGACTACGGCCTCACCGTCGACGGCGTGCCGATCGTCGGGGCGGTGCCGGAGTTTCGTTGGTTGATGTCCTCCGACGTCTGCAAGCACTGCACCCACGCCGGCTGCCTGGACGTGTGTCCCACGGGCTCGCTCTTCCGCAGCGAGCACGGCACCGTCGTCGTGCAGGACGACATCTGCAACGGCTGCGGGTACTGCGTCGGCGCCTGCCCCTTCGGCGTCATCGAGCGTCGCACTGACAAGAGCGTCTCGGTCACCGCCGACAGCCACGTGCCCAATGTCGGTGTCGCCCAGAAGTGCACGCTCTGCTACGACCGGCTCGAGCACAACCAGACACCCGCCTGCGCCCAGACCTGCCCCACGACCTCGATCAAGTTCGGGGCCCACGAGGACATGGTGACCACGGCCCGCGAGCGCGTGGTCCAGCTGCACGAGCAGGGTTTCACCGAGGCCCGGCTGTACGGCGCCAACGAGGACGACGGCGTGGGCGGCACCGGGTCGGTCTTCCTCCTGCTCGACGAGCCCGAGGTCTACGGCCTGCCGCCGGACCCGATCGTCCCCACCGCCAAGCTGCCCGAGATGTTCCGCGCTGCGGGCCTCGCCGGGATCGGCCTGCTCGGAGCCGTGGCCGTCTCCTTCATCGGGAGCAAGCCGTGA
- a CDS encoding SDR family NAD(P)-dependent oxidoreductase, with product MSTTPEDPARTTTVAGVDPDDLATTLRVLGMLHELPSGHDDISTVKRATSSMYNRVKKTRRREARQAERGPKVIHDQAILDQTATGSPLRIDDETKGIPLTSSTGARYAGELQIPRGCYMCHADYTLVDAFYHWLCPDCAAMSHERRDQGTDLRGRRALLTGGRAKIGMYIALRLLRDGADLTITTRFPRDAARRFAELADSPEWIDRLTIIGIDLRDPTQVVALTDEVAAAGPLDILINNACQTVRRSPGAYSSLVDGESQPLETGGATPRMLTFDRVSEAHPAALIGTLGEHPVPHADVAARSAADLTKLALSAGNASLEAHLAGTAVDAGGLLPDVVASNSWKQTVDEVDPLELLEVQMCNSVAPFLLVSRLRPAMRAAVERRSEEVGHAARAYVVNVSAMEGQFSRRYKGAGHPHTNMAKAALNMLTRTSAGEMFETDRILMTAVDTGWITDERPHHEKLEIAAQGWHAPLDLVDGAARVYDPIVRGERGEDLHGVFLKNFEPYAW from the coding sequence GTGAGCACCACACCCGAGGACCCCGCGCGCACGACCACCGTGGCGGGCGTCGACCCCGACGACCTGGCCACCACCCTTCGCGTCCTCGGGATGCTCCACGAGCTGCCGTCCGGCCACGACGACATCTCCACGGTCAAGCGGGCGACCAGCTCGATGTACAACCGGGTGAAGAAGACCCGCCGCCGCGAGGCCCGCCAGGCCGAGCGCGGCCCCAAGGTCATCCACGACCAGGCGATCCTCGACCAGACCGCGACCGGCTCCCCGTTGCGCATCGACGACGAGACGAAGGGGATCCCCCTCACCTCCTCGACGGGGGCCCGCTACGCGGGCGAGCTGCAGATCCCGCGCGGCTGCTACATGTGCCACGCCGACTACACACTCGTCGACGCCTTCTACCACTGGCTCTGCCCGGACTGCGCGGCCATGAGCCACGAGCGCCGCGACCAGGGCACCGACCTGCGCGGACGTCGGGCGCTGCTCACCGGTGGGCGCGCCAAGATCGGCATGTACATCGCCCTGCGCCTGCTGCGCGACGGAGCCGACCTGACGATCACGACCCGCTTCCCCAGGGATGCCGCGCGACGCTTCGCCGAGCTCGCCGACTCCCCCGAGTGGATCGACCGGCTGACGATCATCGGCATCGACCTGCGCGACCCGACGCAGGTCGTCGCGCTGACCGACGAGGTCGCTGCCGCAGGGCCGCTCGACATCCTCATCAACAACGCCTGCCAGACCGTGCGCCGCTCCCCCGGCGCCTACTCGAGCCTCGTCGACGGCGAGTCCCAGCCGCTGGAGACCGGTGGGGCGACGCCCAGGATGCTGACCTTCGACCGGGTGAGCGAGGCGCACCCGGCCGCGCTCATCGGGACGCTGGGTGAGCACCCGGTGCCGCACGCGGACGTCGCCGCACGCAGCGCCGCCGACCTGACCAAGCTCGCTCTCTCCGCCGGCAATGCCTCGCTCGAGGCGCACCTCGCCGGCACTGCCGTCGACGCCGGTGGCCTGCTCCCCGACGTCGTCGCGAGCAACTCGTGGAAGCAGACCGTCGACGAGGTCGACCCGCTCGAGCTCCTCGAGGTGCAGATGTGCAACTCGGTCGCTCCCTTCCTCCTCGTCTCCCGGCTGCGGCCGGCGATGCGGGCCGCAGTGGAGCGGCGCAGCGAAGAGGTCGGCCACGCTGCTCGGGCCTATGTCGTCAACGTCTCGGCGATGGAGGGGCAGTTCTCCCGGCGGTACAAGGGCGCCGGCCACCCGCACACCAACATGGCCAAGGCCGCGCTCAACATGCTGACCCGCACCTCTGCCGGCGAGATGTTCGAGACCGACCGGATCCTCATGACCGCCGTCGACACCGGCTGGATCACCGACGAGCGTCCGCACCACGAAAAGCTGGAGATCGCGGCCCAGGGATGGCACGCCCCGCTCGACCTCGTCGACGGTGCCGCCCGTGTCTACGACCCGATCGTGCGTGGCGAGCGCGGTGAAGACCTGCACGGGGTCTTCCTGAAGAACTTCGAGCCCTACGCCTGGTAG